Part of the Propioniciclava sp. MC1595 genome is shown below.
ATCCCGCGGCGCTGGGAGGCCCACTCGACCCCCGTGGCCTCGGTGATGGGCAGGGCGTCGAGCTCGGCGCGCAGCCCCACGGCCGGCCCGGCGGGGCCGAAGCGGGCGTACGCCCCGGTCTCGGCGACGGGCAGCCAGTCGAGCCAGTCGATCGCCTGGGTGATCGAGTCCCGGGTGTCCATCTCGTCGCCGCCCAGGTGCGGGTCGGCGTGGATGGCGCGGCGCAGCGAGGCCGCCTCGGGCAGCACGGCATCGATGCCGGCGACCAGGCGTGGCAGGAGCGAGTCGGTCACCCGAGCGAGCCTAGTGCAGGCGTGCTCCCCACCTGATGCACGGCTGCATCAGGTTCGGAGCGCGGCGACCACCCCGGGCAGGGAGCGCGCCGCGACCTCCTCGGGGGTGTGCGGGCCCGGCAGCGCGGCGGCGGCCCGGGCCTGCAGGGACGCCGCGAGCGCGGCCGCCCACAACGAGGGAACGCCGGCGGCGAGGAGGGTGCCCAGCATCCCGGCCAGCACGTCGCCCGAGCCGGCGGTGGCGGTCCACGCGGGGCCGGGCTCGGCGAGGATCGCGGTCCCGTCGGGTGCCACCGAGTACTGGGACGCCCCCTTGAGCAGCACGCACGCCCCCGTCTCCGCGGCGGCCCGGCGCGCGTGTCCGAGGGGATCGGCCTCGACGGCGGACCGCTCCACCCCCAGCAGGCGCGCCAGCTCCCCGGCGTGCGGGGTGAGCACCGAGCCGTCCGGCAGCTCGGCAGGCAGGCCGTCGAGGGCGCCGGCGTCCAGCACCATCGGCACCCAGTCGTCGACCCGGCGGGCGAGCCGGTCGGCGTCACCGCCCGGCCAGCCGGAACCGCACACCCAGGCCTGGACGCGTCCCGGTTCGGCGGGGTCGACCGGCGCCACCACGCTGGGGAACGCACGCAGCACCTCGTCGCGCGCGGGTCCGGCGTAGCGGACCATGCCCGCCCCCGCGTGCAGGGCGCCCGAGACCCCGAGCACGGCCGCACCCGGGTAGGTGGCGGTGCCGGTGTCGATCCCGACCACGCCGCGGGCGTACTTGTCGGAGGTGGGGCCGGGCCAGGGGTACCAGGCGCGCAGGTCGTCCGCGGTGACCCGCCACACGTCGACCGCCGGGGGAGCGACCCCGATGTCGACCAGCTCGACCCGGCCGCACCGGGACGCCGCGGGCTCGGCCACGTGGGCGAGCTTGCGGGCGATGAAGGTCACCGTGACGTCGGCGACGAAGCTGTCGTGCGCGACGGGGGAGTCGGCCACCAGGCCGGAGGGGATGTCGACAGCCACGACGGGCACGCCCGCCTCGTGCGCCGCGCGGGCGACCGCGGCCACGGCGTCCGGGAGGCCGGGCCTCCCGCCCAGCCCGGAGACGCCGTCGAGCACGAGGCCCACCCCCGTGCAGAGCGTGAGGGCGGCCGCGGCGTCCACGACCACCGCCCCCTCGGCGAGCGCGGAGTCCAGTCCGTCGGTGTGGGTGGAGTCCACCACGGGCCAGACCCAGAGCGGCACCCGGCGCTCGCACAGCTCACCGAGCTCGGACGCCGCGAACAGCGCGTCGCCGGCGTTGTTGCCCGGTCCCGCAACGACGAGGACGCCGAGGTGCTCGCGTCCGGCGAGCACCTCGGCGCAGGTGCGTGCGACCGCCGAGGCCGCCTCCCCCATGAGGTCCCCGCCCGGGTGGGCGGCGAACCACGCGGCCTCGGCGTCGCGGATCGACTGGGCGCTGGCGATGGGCTCCATGGAGCCCACGCTAGCCGTCCTCAGTCGAGGATCGCGGCGTTGAGCCAGCCCTCCTCGACGCCCAGGCCCTCGACGAGCTCCAGCGCCTTGCCCCGCAGGTCGAGGCACAGGGCGTCCACGGCCTCGGTGACGGCCTTGGAGCGGGCGCCGTCGAAGCGCTCGTGCTCCATGTACCAGCCGCGGTTCTCCTCGATGGTGGCCAGCGCGTACAGGTCGCAGACCTTGCCGAGGATGGAGGCGATGTACGGGTCCTGGCACTCGTGGATGCCCTCGATGAAGGCCTCGAGCACCACGCGGTCGGTGTGCGCCCTGGCGGCGGCGAGCATGTGCTGCTGGCAGGCGTTGACGGCCGCGAAGCTGTCGGACGCCTTGGCGGCGGCGCGCATGCGCTTGGCCAGGCCCTCGACGGTGTGCTTCTCGCGGTCCTCGAACATCTCGATGTGCCAGGCGCGGGAGCCGACGTCCTTGCTCTTCGAACCCGACAGGATGCGGTCGATGACCGCCTTGGCGGTGGTGCGCTCGAGGAACGTGCCGCCCAGCATGCGGGCGGTCGCCTGGGCGGTCCCGCGCATGTCCATGTCGCCCCAGGTCTTCTTGTAGTCCAGCAGCAGGGCCTTGGCGACCAGCTGCAGCAGGACGGTGTTGTCCCCCTCGAAGGTGGCGAAGACGTCGGCGTCCTGGCGGAGCATGGTCAGGCCGTTCTCGCTCAGGTAGCCGGCGCCGCCGCAGGCCTCGCGGCAGACCTGGATGGTGTCGTTGGCCCAGCGGGTGAGCAGGGCCTTCATGCCGGCGGCGCGGGTCTCGAGCTCGCGGGCGGCGGTCGGGTCGGAGCCGGCGGCCTCGGTGACGCGCTCCAGCTGCAGCGCGATCTCGTTCTGCGCGAAGCCGTAGGCGTACGCCTTGGCGATGTTCGGCAAGAGCTTGCGCTGGTGGGTCTGGTAGTCCAGCAGCAGGATCTCCTCGCCCAGGCCCGGCTGGCGGAACTGGGTGCGCTTGAGGGCGTAGCGGGTGGCGATCGAGAGGGCCTTGCGGGTGCCGGACGCCGCGCCACCACCGACGCAGATGCGGCCGCGGACCAGCGTGCCGAGCATCGTGAAGAAGCGGGCGTTGCGCGACTCGATGGTCGACTCGTAGACGCCGTCGGCGTTCACGCCGCCGAAGCGGTCGAGCAGGTGCTCGCGCGGGACGCGGACGTGGTCGAAGGTGATGGTGCCGTTGTCGACGCCGAGCAGGCCGCCCTTGTGGCCCTGGTCGCCGCAGGTGACGCCCTCGACCGCGCCGAGGTCCTCCTCACGGATGCGCACGACGATCACGTGGACGCCGTGGTTCTCGCCGTCGACGATCAACTGGCCGAAGACCGCGGCCCACTTGCCGTGGGTGGCGGCGTTGCCGATGTAGGCCTTCGTCGAGCCCGGGGTGGGGGAGTGGACCTCGAACTCGCCGTCCTCGGGGATCCACGTGATCGTGGTCTCGATCGACTGCACGTCGGAGCCGTGGCCGAGCTCGGTCATGGCGAAGCAGCCGGTGGCCTCTCCGGTGATGGTGCCGGGCAGCCAGGTCTCGTGGTGCCACTGGGTGCCGAGGTTGGTCACCGCGCCGCCCCACAGGCCGTGCTGGACGCCGGACTTGATGGTCAGGGAGAGGTCGCCCATGGCGAGCATCTCGAAGTGGGCCACCGACTCGGCGACCGTGCCGCGGCCGCCCTGGGCCTCGGGGAAACCGGCGATCGCGAAGTCGCGGGCGGCGAGCGCCAGGAGCTTGTCGAGGGCCCACTCGCGGGCGGTGGGGATGTCCCAGTCGGGGTCACGCACGAAGTCGGAGGCGGTGACCTCGTCGCGCCAGCGCTGCTTGACGTCGTGGAACGGGCCGTCGAGCGCGCGGCGCAGGGCCTCGCCGGTGGCGGTCAGGGAGCTGGTGCGGGCGGGTGCGGTGGCGGTCATGCGGACTTCCTTGTCTGTGCGGCGAACGCGGGTACGAAGAACTGGTTGACGTAGGCGACGACCTCGGCGCGCGGACGCCGCAGGTCGGTGAGGATCCACCGGTCGGCGACGGCCCAGATGTAGCCGACGGCGCCATGGCCCCAGATGTTGGCGGGATCGGGGTCGAGCCCCTCGGCCTCGAGCCACCGGCGGAAGGCCGCCGACACCTCGTCGCCGATCCGGTTGGTGATGCCCAGGACCGGGTCGGGCGAGTCACCCGGCCGGTTGGACACGAACCGGTAGATCTCGCCGTCGGCCTCGACGACGGCGAGGTAGGCGTCCGCGAGTTGGGCCACCAACCGGTCAGGGGGTAGCTCGGACGCCAGGTGGCCGGTCAGGTTGCCCAGGATGAACTCCTGCACGGACTCGACCACCGCCGCGTACAGCCCGGCGCGGTCGCCGAAGTGCCGGTAGAACACCGTCTTGGACGTCCCGGCGTCGGCCGCCAGGTCGTCCATGCCGATGCCGTGCCCCTTGCGCCGGATGGCGCGCAGGGTGGCCTCGACGAGCTCGCGCCGACGCTGGGCGTTGTGCTCCGCCCAGCGCGTGGTGCGGCCGTCCACGGAAGTTGTCATGTACCGAGGGTATCCGAAACTTCACGTACCTGCTACCCTGAGTTTCGGTCAATCCCGTTCCCACAGAGGAGAACCCATGCTCGAGCGCAACGCCGTCATCGTCGGCGGCAACCGCACTCCCTTCGTCAAGGCCGGCACCGCCTATGCCCAGGCGTCGAACCAGGACATGCTCACCGCGGCCATCGACGGTCTCGTGGCCCGCTTCGGGCTCGCCGGCACCAAGGTCGACGAGGTCGTGGCCGGTGCGGTGCTCAAGCACACGCGTGACTTCAACCTGACCCGCGAGTCGGTCCTGGGCTCCGCCCTCGACCCGCACACCCCGGCCATCGACCTGCAGCAGGCCTGCGGCACCGGCCTGGAGGCCGTCATCTACGCGGCCAACAAGATCCGCCTCGGCCAGGCCACCACGGCCATCGCCGGCGGCGTCGACTCCGCCTCCGACGCGCCGATCGTGGTGAAGGAGGGCCTGCGCCGCGCGCTGCTCAAGGCCTCCTACGCCCGCAAGCCGGTCGACCGCATCAAGGCGTTCGCCAAGGTCCGCCCCGCCGACCTCGCGCCGGTCCCGC
Proteins encoded:
- a CDS encoding TetR/AcrR family transcriptional regulator → MTTSVDGRTTRWAEHNAQRRRELVEATLRAIRRKGHGIGMDDLAADAGTSKTVFYRHFGDRAGLYAAVVESVQEFILGNLTGHLASELPPDRLVAQLADAYLAVVEADGEIYRFVSNRPGDSPDPVLGITNRIGDEVSAAFRRWLEAEGLDPDPANIWGHGAVGYIWAVADRWILTDLRRPRAEVVAYVNQFFVPAFAAQTRKSA
- a CDS encoding bifunctional ADP-dependent NAD(P)H-hydrate dehydratase/NAD(P)H-hydrate epimerase; its protein translation is MEPIASAQSIRDAEAAWFAAHPGGDLMGEAASAVARTCAEVLAGREHLGVLVVAGPGNNAGDALFAASELGELCERRVPLWVWPVVDSTHTDGLDSALAEGAVVVDAAAALTLCTGVGLVLDGVSGLGGRPGLPDAVAAVARAAHEAGVPVVAVDIPSGLVADSPVAHDSFVADVTVTFIARKLAHVAEPAASRCGRVELVDIGVAPPAVDVWRVTADDLRAWYPWPGPTSDKYARGVVGIDTGTATYPGAAVLGVSGALHAGAGMVRYAGPARDEVLRAFPSVVAPVDPAEPGRVQAWVCGSGWPGGDADRLARRVDDWVPMVLDAGALDGLPAELPDGSVLTPHAGELARLLGVERSAVEADPLGHARRAAAETGACVLLKGASQYSVAPDGTAILAEPGPAWTATAGSGDVLAGMLGTLLAAGVPSLWAAALAASLQARAAAALPGPHTPEEVAARSLPGVVAALRT
- a CDS encoding acyl-CoA dehydrogenase, encoding MTATAPARTSSLTATGEALRRALDGPFHDVKQRWRDEVTASDFVRDPDWDIPTAREWALDKLLALAARDFAIAGFPEAQGGRGTVAESVAHFEMLAMGDLSLTIKSGVQHGLWGGAVTNLGTQWHHETWLPGTITGEATGCFAMTELGHGSDVQSIETTITWIPEDGEFEVHSPTPGSTKAYIGNAATHGKWAAVFGQLIVDGENHGVHVIVVRIREEDLGAVEGVTCGDQGHKGGLLGVDNGTITFDHVRVPREHLLDRFGGVNADGVYESTIESRNARFFTMLGTLVRGRICVGGGAASGTRKALSIATRYALKRTQFRQPGLGEEILLLDYQTHQRKLLPNIAKAYAYGFAQNEIALQLERVTEAAGSDPTAARELETRAAGMKALLTRWANDTIQVCREACGGAGYLSENGLTMLRQDADVFATFEGDNTVLLQLVAKALLLDYKKTWGDMDMRGTAQATARMLGGTFLERTTAKAVIDRILSGSKSKDVGSRAWHIEMFEDREKHTVEGLAKRMRAAAKASDSFAAVNACQQHMLAAARAHTDRVVLEAFIEGIHECQDPYIASILGKVCDLYALATIEENRGWYMEHERFDGARSKAVTEAVDALCLDLRGKALELVEGLGVEEGWLNAAILD